GCATATCtcttttatgataattatctCATGAAACAGGGATTGCTTTGAGCATATTTTGGCTTATATTGTCAATTGTTTGATTTACTTAGGATCTTAAGCCTGCTGTTTCATACCTTTCACCAAAAGAATTGGAATTGGTCCATAGTGCTCTTGAGGTAGCCTTCTGCTTAGAAGAATATTTATTGACCATATTTGCAAATTTTCCTCGAAGTACTTATgaatgtaataatttaatgctACAGCTGGCTTTTGAGGCTCACGATGGTCAGAAAAGACGCAGTGGAGAGCCGTTCATTGTGCACCCAGTTGAAGTTGCACGCATTCTAGGAGAACTTGTGAGTTTCTCAGTATTTAAAAGTATGCTCAAACTTGAAATCTACTTTAAGTAGCACTCGGCAACCTAAAAGACTGTTATTTGCCCTTTCCTTTAGGAATTGGATTGGGAATCAATTGCTGCTGGATTACTGCATGATACTGTTGAAGATACAAATGTTGTTACTTTTGAAAGAATAGAGGAGGAATTTGGTCCCACTGTGCGCCACATCGTAGAAGGAGAGACTAAGGTGCTATACTTATATGGGTACAAATTATGTTCTTTTTTGGCCTAAATGCTATCTTAGCAGAATAATTAACCGTGAGCACATATTGATATcagtttctttccttttctaggTATCTAAATTAGGAAAATTAAAGTGTAAGAATGAAAGTGATTCGGCACAAGATGTTAAAGCTGATGACCTGCGACAGATGTTTCTTGCCATGACAGAAGAGGTGAgctattcttatttatttattataataataataataataataataataattattattattattattattattattattctttttgtgCCTTGGTTATCTATTAACAAAGTTATGTTATGACTAAATTTTGGTGTTTCAGGTTCGTGTTATTATTGTCAAATTAGCTGACAGGTTACATAACATGCGTACTCTTTCTTATATGCCTCCACATAAGCAGGTATggtaaaaaggaaaaggagaaaagaaaccTCAAGTTGTTCTTTGGCAATTTTGTTaagattttaatgttattactTTTTGTGCAGTCCAGCATTGCTATGGAAACACTTCAGGTCTTTGCTCCACTTGCGAAATTACTAGGAATGTATCAAATCAAGGTAGATCTTTATGTGGCCTTTCCACACATTAAATTCTATACAATGGGATGCAGTTGGAGAAACTATTTGCTGCTTAAATTTGTGAACTCAtcttctaaaataataatcattatgTTGAATAATCAAAGTTTAAAATGTCGAGTTAGAGCATTATGCATCCAGTTTTAGTTTTGAGGTTCCTGACACTATTTCATTTTACATTGAGAAACCAGGCTTGACTTTGATTTGCTTGGGCTGTTGTATTCTTCTAGCCAAGTCACTACTAGAGACATACTATTTGATTATATCATATCTTTGTCTATTGTAATGTGAATTTTGCTTGTTTGAGCTTGTGATACTATACCAGTTTGAATAGATTAATTTCACTACACCTATTTTACTCCTGAGGTCAACTTGggatttcttttgttcatGTTATAATCctgttaaaatttttttgcTGTCAGTTTCCTGATCTCGTGTTTAATAATCATTGCAGTCTGAGCTAGAAAATCTATCATTCATGTACACAAAACCTGAAGATTATGCTAAGATCAAGAGGAGGGTTGCAGATCTCTACAAAGAACATGAGAAAGAGCTTCTGGAGGTAAGTTTCTTGAAATAATTTTTGCCATGCATTTATTTTAAGGAGCTCAGAATTATCTTTACTATCCTGATAGGAAAGTTTTAGACTTAATGCTAGGTGAAAGTCAAGTTTGGTGGTTCTTGAGGTAGTCTTGCAGCAGTGTGGCCATTTCTTATCCaaaatttcttcctttgtaTAGGCAAACAAAATTTTAGAGAAGAAGATTGAGGAGGATCAGTTCCTAGACCTTATGACTGTGAAGACTGAAGTTCGCTCTGCATGCAAGGAGCCTTACAGGTGAAGCTATgaacattttattttgttaatttatatattctggATACatgctaattttttttaaatccgTGATGCTTGTAATGTTTCTGTCCCCAGGGCTCTTTTTCCTTCAGCAAGTGATTCAGTAATTTATCAGTTTTTTCAGCAAAATTTGTAGTTTTCTTATAAAACCATTTGGGAGTAATATATAGCTGTTTGCCACAGTAAATATAGAGTTACTATTGCAATTACAAATTAACTCCTTATTCTCATGTCTTGTGTGGGTTCAGAGCCCGTTACTCAGAAAGAACTTTGTTGGATCTCAAAGGTTTAGGAAGATGACCTCCAATTTTATGAGATTTGTGTTCTATGTtgagtatttatttaatttctctgAGTAGATTCCTTCACCTGCATGTTTCTGGCCCTTGGTCTGCTAAAGTTGCTTCAAATTGCTTTTTTCCCCTTGACACTTTTAATTGGGAACTTTCCATTGCTTGCAGTATTTACAAAGCGGTGCTTAAATCCAAAAGCTCAATTTGTGAGGTGAACCAAATTGCACAGGTTTGTTTTGATATGTTCCCTAAACCATCATGGGAAACATCTGAGCCAGAATCTCTTTTTCAACTTATATATTGTGCGCGTAACACATTACTTCTTTTTGTAATGACCAGCTACGTATTATTGTAAAGCCAAAGCCATGTGTCGGAGTTGGGCCTTTCTGTACTCCACAGCAAGTAAGTCAACGTCCATTTTCTGGAAAATTCTGTTTTATGCTGGATTATACTTTGGTATGTCAAATGTTCTGTTCTCATGGTTGCAAATTATGCAGATATGCTACCATGTTCTTGGTTTAGTCCATGGGATCTGGACACCTATTCCTAGAGCTGTACGTActcttttagttttctttttgaggTACAATATGGTATATTTGAACTATTAGTTATACTACAAGTAACTTAAAGTATCAGTTTAATTATTGTAACAGATGAAGGACTATATTGCAACCCCAAAGCCCAATGGTTATCAAAGTCTCCATACTACTGTAATTCCATTTCTGTATGAGAGCATGTTTCGGCTGGAGGTTCAGGTACTATTCTATGTTCATCTTTACCAAGTTTTATCTTTTCCCTTCCATTAAGGGAATAGGGACTTCCTTCAGTTTTagttattctttatttctttctttctttcttcttcatcttctgtATCCTAGTGCTCTGAAATTGTCAATTTCTACTCTTTTGCCCGTCTCTGTGCAAAATAAATTCCAAGGAACATCTATATTGTTTCTGATTTTGGTTCATCTTTGCGTACTTGCTTCACAGCATAGTCACCTAAAAACAGCTATCTGCTTTTGACAGGTTCGAACTGAAGAGATGGATCTGATAGCTGAGAGAGGCATTGCTGCTCATTATAGTGGGAAAGTATTCGTTACAGGTTTAGTTGGACGTGCAGTACCTAATGGTAGAAGTTCAAGAGGGAAGACTGTCTGTCTTAACAATGCAAATATTGCACTCAGGGTATGTCGATTTTTCTCCTTGACAAGTCACAATAGTTATTAGATGTACTTTTTAAACTTCTAGGAAAGACCTTTTAGCCCCTGACTTTGATACTAATTTCATGGATGAAGTCCTTTCCTTCCTCCAGATTGGCTGGCTCAACGCAATTAGAGAATGGCAAGAGGAGTTTGTTGGCAATATGAGCTCTAGAGAATTTGTAGATACCATCACTAGAGATCTATTAGGTAGCCGTGTCTTTGTATTCACACCAAGGGGAGAGGTAAGAGAATGGATTGCATCACTTATTGGTAGGAAGGCTTGAATCACATAATAGGAAATTCTGTATTGCaggattattaatatttattttgatattgcCTACAGATAAAAAATCTGCCAAAAGGGGCAACAGCAATCGACTATGCTTACATGATACACACTGATATTGGCAACAAGATGGTGGCTGCAAAGGTGTCCTTTTCATTTTGGTGTTTTTCATGTTTATTTTACAGATTGGAAATTGAAAAGGCGATTAAAATTTAAGGCCATATTTACttgctaaaataaatttcatcaaTCACAGAGGGAAATTTGTTTTCACAGCAGCGGTGGTTAGCTAGCATaacctctttttcttctttcttcttttcactttTAATTCTGCTACtcttttttaaagtaaaaaaccTCTTTTGATTAGATAACAGAAAATAGTTTCTGAAACCAAAACAAGTTCTGTTCTGAGGGgctaaatttaattctttttatggttggtttttgcttttctataaACCAAATCAAGATATTTGCCATGTGAAATAAGATTTCCAAA
The Ricinus communis isolate WT05 ecotype wild-type chromosome 1, ASM1957865v1, whole genome shotgun sequence DNA segment above includes these coding regions:
- the LOC8259905 gene encoding putative GTP diphosphokinase RSH1, chloroplastic codes for the protein MASASSLSVSLECVNICKLPKGDRYDCNVLSCAWKAPRVLTGFLASTAHPHQCSSLSSARNCRRNHFKSKCGTFEIASSNSIEAFGSAFVEKLFRTRLLNVAGQRWQLYCSSPISMGTWNEVSPKRLWEDLKPAVSYLSPKELELVHSALELAFEAHDGQKRRSGEPFIVHPVEVARILGELELDWESIAAGLLHDTVEDTNVVTFERIEEEFGPTVRHIVEGETKVSKLGKLKCKNESDSAQDVKADDLRQMFLAMTEEVRVIIVKLADRLHNMRTLSYMPPHKQSSIAMETLQVFAPLAKLLGMYQIKSELENLSFMYTKPEDYAKIKRRVADLYKEHEKELLEANKILEKKIEEDQFLDLMTVKTEVRSACKEPYSIYKAVLKSKSSICEVNQIAQLRIIVKPKPCVGVGPFCTPQQICYHVLGLVHGIWTPIPRAMKDYIATPKPNGYQSLHTTVIPFLYESMFRLEVQVRTEEMDLIAERGIAAHYSGKVFVTGLVGRAVPNGRSSRGKTVCLNNANIALRIGWLNAIREWQEEFVGNMSSREFVDTITRDLLGSRVFVFTPRGEIKNLPKGATAIDYAYMIHTDIGNKMVAAKVNGNLVSPMHVLANAEVVEIITYNALSSKSAFQRHKQWLQHAKTRSARHKIMKFLREQAALSAAEITADAVNDFNSEEDSEVEEFLDNTASNRPLWEKIFVNVAEKSSQGKYSKDLLPSKNGSVWVPKVNGKHNKHMQHVSLDAQGKLLSQGNGVAKMIQSNVPMFKEVLPGLEGWHASKVASWHSVEGHSIQWFSVVCIDRRGMMAEVTTALATVGITICSCVAEIDRGRGMAVMLFHIEGSLDNLVKACSSVDLILGVLGWSTGCSWPSSMENPQCLEC